Proteins encoded within one genomic window of Methanosarcina barkeri str. Wiesmoor:
- a CDS encoding aldehyde ferredoxin oxidoreductase family protein, protein MAGWKGITVYVDLGSESVNTVRTDEDLIRKYLGGRGLGVKLLSELTDANIDPLSSENPLIFASGPLSGLAPMASGAVLTSKSPLTGTVFSWNMTGGFGSELKKAEIDTLIVIGKAKRPSYIKIETGNIEIVPAEQLWGMNVRECTEALENKGIVACIGRAGEKQVLISSFVVDSIHSGRGGLGAVAGSKMLKAVVVKGEKELSPSDPERFRELEIKLLKLFDASPVLSKGLANYGTSALVKLLDYMNLIPSRNFTGKKTLFADELSGECIKSTFELENESCPGCPLGCKKKIKGAGQMFKETGSILPERAILPEGAILPDYDSLWAFGFNLENPDLTSVLKADRICKDYGLDPISAGSVLGAYAELKEGIIEANELESRLFEIGEGGKLGNGARRYLSGLGRKDLSMDVKGLELGGFDPRGIRGQALAYATSSHGGDYLTAFMVGPEVLGRPVSLNRLSLKGKAGILQVFENLNAVLDSFVFCPYSSFALNEELGSALLLFGAGVEISPAELLRIGERIYNLERTYNLKAGFSWTDDTLPERLFENEGENEGYGLPRQEFEAALKEYYHYRGWDEEGVPGSEKLKELGICF, encoded by the coding sequence ATGGCTGGCTGGAAAGGAATAACAGTATATGTAGACCTTGGTTCTGAATCTGTAAATACAGTCAGGACCGATGAGGACTTAATTCGGAAATACCTTGGTGGCCGAGGGTTGGGGGTAAAACTGCTTTCCGAACTTACAGACGCGAATATTGACCCTCTTAGCTCGGAAAATCCCCTTATATTTGCCTCTGGGCCTCTCTCTGGCCTTGCCCCCATGGCTTCAGGTGCAGTTCTCACATCAAAATCGCCTTTAACAGGCACAGTATTTAGCTGGAATATGACTGGGGGCTTCGGAAGTGAACTGAAGAAAGCTGAAATCGATACTCTGATTGTTATCGGAAAGGCAAAAAGGCCTTCGTATATAAAAATAGAGACCGGAAATATTGAAATTGTGCCCGCAGAACAGCTCTGGGGAATGAATGTCAGAGAGTGTACTGAAGCCCTTGAAAACAAAGGCATTGTAGCCTGTATTGGTAGGGCAGGAGAAAAACAGGTTCTTATTTCCTCCTTTGTTGTTGATTCCATACATAGTGGAAGAGGAGGGCTGGGTGCGGTTGCCGGCTCAAAAATGCTCAAAGCCGTGGTTGTGAAAGGAGAAAAAGAACTTTCACCTTCTGATCCAGAGAGGTTCCGGGAACTTGAGATAAAACTGTTGAAGCTCTTTGATGCAAGTCCCGTGCTTTCTAAAGGCCTTGCAAATTACGGTACGTCTGCGCTTGTAAAACTGCTGGATTATATGAATCTCATTCCTAGCAGGAACTTTACCGGAAAAAAGACTCTCTTTGCAGATGAGCTTTCAGGAGAGTGTATCAAATCCACTTTCGAGCTTGAAAATGAGAGTTGCCCTGGCTGTCCTCTGGGTTGTAAGAAGAAAATTAAAGGAGCAGGGCAGATGTTTAAAGAGACAGGATCTATTTTGCCTGAGAGGGCGATTTTACCCGAAGGAGCGATTTTGCCTGATTATGATTCCCTCTGGGCTTTTGGGTTTAACCTTGAGAATCCTGATCTCACTTCCGTGCTTAAGGCTGACAGGATATGCAAGGATTACGGGCTTGACCCTATCTCGGCAGGTTCCGTGCTCGGGGCATACGCAGAACTCAAAGAAGGAATAATCGAGGCTAATGAACTGGAATCCAGACTCTTTGAAATCGGGGAAGGAGGGAAACTCGGAAATGGAGCCAGACGATACTTATCAGGCCTTGGGAGAAAAGATCTGAGCATGGATGTAAAGGGGCTCGAACTCGGAGGTTTTGATCCGCGTGGGATAAGGGGACAGGCCCTGGCTTATGCTACTTCCAGCCATGGGGGTGACTATCTGACTGCTTTCATGGTTGGTCCCGAGGTACTTGGAAGGCCTGTAAGCCTTAACCGTCTGAGCCTTAAAGGAAAAGCAGGTATCCTCCAGGTATTTGAAAACCTGAATGCAGTTCTGGATTCTTTTGTATTCTGCCCTTACTCCAGTTTTGCTCTTAACGAAGAGCTAGGTTCTGCTCTTTTGCTCTTTGGTGCAGGTGTGGAGATTTCGCCTGCGGAACTCTTGAGAATTGGAGAAAGAATCTATAATCTGGAGAGAACGTATAACCTTAAAGCAGGATTTTCCTGGACAGACGATACCCTTCCTGAAAGGCTATTTGAAAACGAGGGCGAAAACGAAGGGTACGGACTTCCCAGGCAGGAATTCGAAGCTGCACTTAAGGAATATTACCATTACCGCGGATGGGATGAAGAAGGAGTTCCTGGATCGGAAAAGTTAAAGGAGCTTGGAATCTGCTTTTAA
- a CDS encoding translation initiation factor IF-5A codes for MKQQVEVKELKEGKYVIIDDEACVIKSITKSKPGKHGAAKARVEAIGLFDGQKRSYIGSVANKIYVPIVERKTAQVISITGDITQLMDMGDFSTFEIVVPDEYKDKIKEGEEVSYITALGKIKLDIRT; via the coding sequence ATGAAACAGCAGGTAGAAGTTAAGGAACTCAAAGAAGGGAAATATGTAATCATTGATGACGAAGCATGTGTCATAAAAAGCATTACCAAGTCTAAACCGGGAAAACACGGGGCTGCGAAGGCAAGGGTAGAGGCTATCGGCCTCTTTGATGGCCAGAAGCGCTCCTACATAGGTTCCGTTGCAAACAAAATATATGTCCCGATTGTGGAAAGAAAGACTGCTCAGGTAATCTCAATCACCGGTGATATTACCCAGCTTATGGACATGGGAGACTTTTCAACCTTTGAGATCGTAGTTCCTGATGAATACAAGGACAAGATCAAAGAGGGCGAAGAAGTTTCTTACATTACAGCTCTTGGCAAGATAAAACTCGATATACGGACATAA
- the speB gene encoding agmatinase has translation MFLPNSFIDALADYESARYVIFGVPFDNTSSYRAGSRWAPDAMRQASANFESYNPTFDIDLVDLPIYDAGNLETSALVDETLQNLYEATKDLLNDGKLPIMLGGEHSLTFAMVKACAELAGEDFGVLVLDAHFDLREEYRGFKYNHACVSRNILSEVTKNLVSIGIRSGPEEEWVFARENNLQYYTADDVESTGMVEILKEALEWLDCSQIYLSLDMDAIDPSYAPGLGTPEPFGLSARDVRTAIRTLAPFSMAFDVVEIAPEYDSGQTAMLGAKLMREFIASHAKSCRKA, from the coding sequence ATGTTTTTACCCAATTCCTTTATAGACGCTCTTGCAGACTATGAATCTGCACGTTATGTTATCTTCGGCGTGCCTTTTGATAATACCTCTTCTTACAGGGCAGGCAGCCGTTGGGCTCCTGACGCTATGCGGCAGGCTTCTGCAAATTTTGAGAGTTACAATCCTACTTTCGACATAGACCTTGTCGATCTTCCGATCTATGATGCCGGAAACCTGGAAACTTCAGCTTTGGTTGACGAGACTCTGCAGAACCTCTACGAAGCTACAAAAGACCTCCTTAATGATGGAAAGCTTCCCATTATGCTTGGTGGAGAGCATTCGCTAACTTTCGCTATGGTGAAAGCCTGCGCCGAACTTGCAGGAGAAGATTTCGGGGTCCTTGTCCTAGATGCCCATTTTGACCTCAGGGAAGAATACAGGGGCTTTAAGTATAACCATGCCTGTGTGTCCCGAAATATTCTCAGTGAGGTTACTAAGAATCTTGTTTCTATAGGCATAAGAAGCGGCCCGGAAGAAGAATGGGTTTTTGCCAGGGAAAATAACCTGCAGTATTATACAGCTGATGATGTGGAATCCACTGGCATGGTAGAGATCCTTAAAGAAGCCCTCGAGTGGCTTGATTGCAGCCAGATCTATCTTTCCCTTGATATGGATGCAATAGACCCGTCTTATGCTCCTGGTCTCGGCACGCCTGAGCCTTTCGGCCTGAGTGCGCGAGATGTAAGGACTGCAATAAGGACGCTTGCTCCTTTTTCAATGGCTTTTGATGTTGTAGAAATTGCCCCTGAATATGATTCCGGGCAAACTGCCATGCTTGGGGCAAAATTGATGAGGGAATTTATTGCTTCCCATGCAAAGAGTTGCAGGAAAGCATGA
- a CDS encoding MM0924 family protein, producing the protein MIQSFIVEHYLNKDVDVYCGGPDVFKGNVKACADDVLTLSSQGKLTHIAIDKIIAIWQA; encoded by the coding sequence ATGATACAATCGTTTATAGTGGAACATTATCTCAACAAGGACGTAGATGTTTACTGCGGCGGACCTGACGTATTCAAAGGAAATGTAAAAGCCTGTGCAGACGACGTTTTGACGCTCAGTAGCCAGGGAAAACTTACCCATATAGCCATTGACAAAATAATAGCCATTTGGCAGGCTTAA
- a CDS encoding helix-turn-helix transcriptional regulator — protein MKNNIKVYRAMHDLTQENLAEKVGVTRQTIHAIEKGKYDPSLELAFKLARLFDVRIEDIFLYEDRKARNSERKG, from the coding sequence ATGAAGAACAACATTAAAGTTTACAGGGCAATGCATGACCTTACTCAGGAAAACCTGGCTGAAAAAGTAGGGGTGACAAGGCAAACCATACATGCAATTGAAAAAGGAAAATATGATCCCTCTCTTGAACTTGCATTCAAGCTTGCCAGACTTTTTGACGTCCGTATTGAGGATATTTTCCTCTATGAAGACCGTAAAGCCAGGAATTCCGAAAGAAAAGGCTGA
- a CDS encoding DUF2178 domain-containing protein: protein MKQKQFRIILFLIVMLMGAVSSFAFSIGSPTLAISVFLAGITVTYLLKSKMEGIVEDERIHQISQKASWITFQIVVISFALGGTTLIAMRNSYPGYNNVGFFMVYVSCAIMVLYSLLYMHYNREYGG, encoded by the coding sequence ATGAAGCAGAAACAATTTCGTATAATTTTGTTCCTGATTGTAATGCTAATGGGAGCAGTTTCAAGTTTTGCTTTTTCGATAGGAAGTCCTACACTTGCTATAAGTGTTTTCTTAGCGGGAATAACTGTAACATATCTTTTAAAAAGTAAGATGGAGGGCATTGTGGAAGACGAGCGTATTCACCAAATTAGCCAGAAAGCCTCTTGGATTACCTTCCAAATAGTAGTAATCAGTTTCGCTCTTGGAGGAACAACTCTTATAGCAATGAGAAACAGTTATCCAGGCTATAATAATGTTGGTTTTTTCATGGTATATGTAAGTTGTGCAATTATGGTGCTTTATAGTTTGCTTTATATGCATTACAACAGGGAATACGGTGGTTAA
- a CDS encoding transposase, whose product MTADAMYDTAKIRKYNRRKGIKSNRPENKGNRKKKKRERPIKVDQDEYKKKSIVKRFFSWIESCKKVFPRYEIKETSYLGVVMVAVIIRLNELLG is encoded by the coding sequence GTGACAGCTGATGCAATGTATGATACAGCTAAAATTAGAAAATATAACAGAAGAAAAGGAATAAAGTCCAATAGACCAGAAAATAAAGGAAATAGGAAGAAAAAGAAGAGAGAAAGACCAATAAAGGTTGATCAGGATGAATACAAAAAGAAAAGCATAGTAAAAAGGTTTTTTAGCTGGATAGAGTCATGCAAGAAAGTATTTCCGAGATATGAAATTAAAGAGACATCATATTTAGGAGTTGTAATGGTAGCAGTAATAATTAGATTAAATGAACTTTTAGGATAG
- a CDS encoding DUF1059 domain-containing protein, which produces MKIIKCGDLGFKCNFMAAGNELEEVENAILDHIEKQHKKELQNMSEDDINHLKHRISTLLGRSCGCGAL; this is translated from the coding sequence ATGAAAATTATAAAATGTGGTGATCTGGGGTTCAAATGTAACTTTATGGCTGCTGGTAACGAACTGGAAGAAGTTGAAAACGCTATACTCGATCATATAGAAAAACAACATAAAAAAGAGCTTCAGAATATGTCCGAAGACGATATTAATCATTTGAAGCACCGAATATCGACCCTTCTAGGAAGAAGCTGTGGTTGCGGAGCTCTGTAA
- a CDS encoding Hsp20/alpha crystallin family protein codes for MESAVPRILKTPILAMYHDDKRQYLTLEVELPDVENENITLLMHENSFYLKAFSKTVEYLGSFFLDGPVDPEKAIAVNYRGMLTIKVPYKEGFTCARYVPIE; via the coding sequence ATGGAAAGTGCAGTACCCAGAATATTGAAAACTCCAATACTAGCAATGTATCATGATGATAAACGTCAATATCTTACTTTGGAAGTTGAACTTCCCGATGTAGAAAATGAGAATATCACACTTTTAATGCATGAAAACAGCTTTTATCTAAAAGCTTTTAGTAAAACCGTAGAGTATTTGGGGTCTTTTTTTCTGGATGGGCCCGTAGATCCCGAAAAAGCAATTGCAGTTAATTATAGAGGAATGCTTACTATCAAAGTCCCTTACAAAGAGGGTTTTACGTGTGCAAGGTATGTTCCGATTGAGTAA
- a CDS encoding Hsp20/alpha crystallin family protein: MRLAPVISVYPDDEFENLEIEVIFLGLEKKNITFKITQGGFYVKATKNGVEYADSYAVCCPVNPEKAVANYSNSVLKLKVLYPQPF; this comes from the coding sequence TTGCGACTAGCACCGGTTATCAGTGTATATCCTGATGATGAATTTGAAAACCTGGAAATAGAAGTAATTTTTCTAGGATTAGAAAAGAAAAATATTACTTTTAAAATCACACAGGGCGGTTTTTATGTAAAAGCTACCAAAAACGGAGTTGAGTATGCAGACAGTTATGCAGTCTGCTGTCCTGTAAACCCGGAAAAAGCGGTCGCTAATTATTCAAACAGTGTACTTAAATTAAAGGTGCTTTATCCGCAGCCTTTTTAG
- a CDS encoding ATP-binding cassette domain-containing protein, which produces MDSLMTSNVIEVNNLEHSYGSVKAVDNISFTVKQGEIFSFLGPNGAGKSTVINILTTLRKLQKGNARVNGYDVTKEPNSVRRSIGIVFQMLCLDHEMTVSENLEYHGRIYSMKKKERNKRIEELLKLTDLENKKDTLGKDLSGGMKRRLELARGLMTKPAVLFLDEPTIGFDIQTRMRMWEYLREIKREGTTIFLTTHYMEEADQLSDRISIIDHGKIIVTGTSNELKNKLGKDLIYLETSDNKAAAEILRSLVSVKSVTEDTKSLRIMIGEDVTHVLPQIMEKIRREGIDIIIVNIKKPSMDDVFVHYTGHGLREGDEDEKQQVIEMVGISK; this is translated from the coding sequence GTGGATTCACTAATGACCAGTAATGTCATAGAAGTAAATAATCTTGAGCATTCATATGGTTCTGTAAAAGCGGTTGACAATATCAGTTTTACTGTAAAACAGGGAGAGATTTTCTCATTCCTTGGTCCAAATGGGGCAGGCAAAAGTACTGTGATTAATATTCTTACGACACTCAGGAAACTCCAGAAAGGCAACGCCAGAGTTAACGGGTATGATGTAACAAAGGAACCAAACTCCGTAAGAAGGTCAATAGGAATTGTTTTCCAGATGCTTTGCCTCGATCATGAAATGACGGTGTCTGAGAATCTGGAATATCACGGTAGGATCTATTCGATGAAAAAAAAAGAAAGAAATAAACGCATCGAAGAACTTTTAAAGCTGACAGATCTGGAAAATAAAAAGGATACCCTGGGAAAAGATTTGAGTGGAGGCATGAAGCGAAGGCTTGAGCTTGCAAGAGGATTGATGACAAAACCTGCAGTCCTTTTCCTTGATGAACCAACGATAGGTTTCGATATCCAGACGAGAATGAGAATGTGGGAATACCTTAGAGAGATTAAGAGAGAGGGCACTACTATATTCCTGACAACACACTATATGGAAGAAGCCGATCAGTTGAGCGACAGGATAAGCATAATTGACCATGGAAAAATAATCGTAACCGGAACCTCTAATGAGTTAAAGAATAAACTTGGTAAAGACCTTATTTATCTGGAAACAAGTGATAATAAGGCTGCTGCAGAGATCTTAAGGTCTCTAGTGTCAGTTAAAAGTGTAACAGAAGATACGAAATCCCTGAGAATTATGATCGGGGAAGACGTTACTCATGTGCTTCCTCAAATTATGGAGAAAATTCGGAGAGAGGGGATAGATATTATAATCGTAAATATTAAAAAACCGTCAATGGATGATGTTTTTGTTCATTACACAGGACACGGGTTAAGGGAAGGCGATGAAGACGAAAAACAGCAAGTAATAGAAATGGTGGGGATTTCTAAATGA
- a CDS encoding ABC transporter permease, with translation MSFEFRAIYWREMLKYFRYKSVLITSMIQPVMWLAFFGLAMSDSFDKLTSLVPNEPGVPIVKYITYMGAGIIAMDVLFSSLFGGTTLMFDKKFSLLRETLASPVPRSHIILGVGLSGVTKALFQTFIIIGFGKLVGMEFFKGYTLIETLIAMVGIMLLVSIFTLGFLFLSGSIAITVENPEGMQSILTLVSMPIFFVSNALYPIDGFPTFLKILSMFNPLTLLAGGIRYFALGTDFSVMGIHYIYTTVDIVASFLGLVFFALAMLSIAMWRFNKVDI, from the coding sequence ATGAGCTTCGAATTTCGTGCCATATACTGGAGAGAGATGCTGAAATACTTTAGATATAAATCAGTACTCATCACTTCAATGATCCAACCTGTGATGTGGCTAGCATTTTTTGGGCTTGCCATGTCAGATAGTTTTGACAAACTAACTTCACTTGTTCCAAATGAACCCGGCGTTCCCATCGTCAAATATATTACCTACATGGGTGCAGGAATAATTGCAATGGATGTGCTGTTCAGCAGTTTGTTTGGAGGCACTACCCTTATGTTTGACAAAAAATTTAGCCTTTTAAGGGAAACCCTTGCGAGTCCAGTCCCCAGGTCTCATATTATTCTCGGTGTTGGACTTTCCGGTGTGACCAAAGCCCTCTTTCAAACTTTCATAATAATTGGGTTCGGAAAACTTGTAGGAATGGAGTTCTTTAAGGGATATACACTTATTGAAACTCTTATCGCAATGGTGGGTATTATGTTACTAGTGTCAATTTTTACTCTTGGCTTCCTTTTTCTGTCAGGTTCAATTGCAATTACCGTTGAAAATCCGGAGGGAATGCAGTCTATTCTCACCCTGGTTAGCATGCCAATTTTCTTCGTAAGTAACGCCCTTTATCCTATTGACGGATTTCCTACTTTCCTCAAAATTCTATCAATGTTTAACCCGCTGACCCTTCTGGCCGGTGGAATTCGTTACTTTGCTTTGGGAACCGATTTTTCTGTGATGGGAATTCACTATATCTATACAACAGTTGATATAGTCGCGTCTTTCTTGGGCCTCGTTTTCTTCGCCCTTGCAATGCTATCTATTGCTATGTGGAGGTTTAATAAAGTAGACATATAA
- a CDS encoding ABC transporter ATP-binding protein: MNIIKNSLPEGGFHIVKVSNVRKSYVLGSLEIPTLSDINLKTERGELLDIAQSGSEKSTLVNLIDCRNRITEGQVLVRGHDLNKIDQELALLWETEICFVFQTLNFVPRLTAFENVLLPTFANSRSNIAPTKHARELLEVMELRNRMHHKPGKLSGGQSQRVSIAPHINDPVIFLANEPTGKP, encoded by the coding sequence ATGAATATTATCAAAAATAGTTTACCTGAGGGTGGATTCCATATTGTCAAGGTTTCAAATGTCAGGAAAAGCTATGTACTTGGAAGTCTGGAAATTCCCACGCTCTCAGACATCAATCTCAAAACTGAGAGAGGAGAACTTCTGGATATAGCTCAATCAGGCTCAGAAAAAAGTACTCTTGTGAACCTTATAGATTGCCGTAACAGGATTACTGAAGGTCAAGTTCTTGTAAGGGGTCATGACCTCAATAAAATAGACCAAGAGCTTGCCCTCCTTTGGGAAACTGAAATTTGTTTCGTTTTTCAGACCTTAAATTTTGTTCCGCGCCTGACTGCTTTTGAGAATGTTTTGCTCCCAACCTTTGCTAATTCGAGAAGCAATATTGCTCCAACGAAGCATGCAAGGGAACTTCTTGAAGTTATGGAACTTCGTAACCGCATGCATCACAAACCAGGAAAACTTTCAGGAGGTCAGTCCCAGAGGGTTTCAATTGCACCGCATATTAATGATCCTGTAATCTTTCTTGCGAATGAACCGACTGGAAAACCTTAA
- a CDS encoding COG1361 S-layer family protein, translating to MEMIKKITVATISSLLLISLLFAVPASAAVGGANLKVTIVETNPYPAKIGEYLTLTVQVENIGGDKADNVDIEVVPQYPFSLDSETNALQNVGVLSPGRTATKEFYLFVDKNAQKGVRSIDIRTKTGKNSPWSEKSFDIRIGTETFNSKGTVELKEFVSDPEVFMPGDRGTVTVTLKNTASNPTVTIDGSDFDTNARIQAAVLRPLSDGIIVLDAPYGDMGLLGPGDSIKLTFNVKVAEDTPEGTHNFELAIEGNSFDYNSRKNIPLKVDSSNIRVIPSKELQLTNGESTIEFDVANTHPNEFSSVSIKPEAEGITFYPAEYFIGPMNPDELFTIEFNAVADDPWGASKEGGINMSLTANYNNGINRHANTVGDLKFINTLESPESNSTAVLAGGLIIISVPAAFLFYRRRKQ from the coding sequence ATGGAAATGATTAAGAAGATTACTGTAGCAACTATTTCTTCCTTGCTTTTGATTTCCTTGCTTTTTGCAGTTCCTGCCTCTGCAGCTGTTGGGGGAGCCAATCTAAAAGTTACAATAGTCGAAACAAATCCCTATCCTGCAAAAATAGGAGAATACCTGACTTTAACTGTCCAGGTGGAAAACATCGGCGGGGATAAAGCTGACAATGTTGACATCGAAGTTGTACCTCAATATCCTTTCTCTCTTGATTCAGAGACAAATGCCCTACAGAATGTTGGAGTCCTCAGTCCTGGCAGGACTGCTACAAAGGAATTTTACCTTTTTGTAGACAAAAATGCGCAGAAAGGAGTACGTTCCATTGACATCAGAACAAAAACCGGTAAAAACAGCCCCTGGAGTGAGAAAAGCTTTGACATACGAATAGGCACTGAAACATTTAACAGCAAAGGTACAGTTGAACTTAAGGAATTTGTTTCGGACCCAGAGGTTTTCATGCCCGGAGACAGAGGTACTGTCACTGTAACTCTGAAGAATACTGCAAGTAATCCTACTGTCACTATTGATGGAAGCGACTTTGATACAAATGCTCGAATTCAGGCTGCGGTTTTGAGACCTTTATCTGATGGGATTATCGTTCTTGATGCTCCTTACGGAGATATGGGCCTTCTGGGACCAGGAGATAGCATCAAACTGACTTTTAATGTTAAAGTTGCAGAAGACACTCCAGAAGGGACTCACAACTTTGAACTTGCAATAGAGGGAAACTCCTTCGATTACAACAGCAGAAAGAATATTCCTCTCAAGGTAGATTCTTCAAACATAAGAGTGATTCCTTCAAAAGAACTTCAACTGACAAATGGTGAATCTACAATTGAGTTCGATGTAGCGAACACTCATCCTAATGAGTTTAGCTCGGTTAGTATAAAACCTGAGGCTGAGGGCATCACCTTCTACCCTGCAGAATATTTCATAGGGCCAATGAATCCGGACGAACTTTTTACGATTGAATTTAATGCCGTTGCAGACGATCCATGGGGTGCCAGTAAGGAAGGGGGGATAAACATGAGCCTCACTGCAAACTACAACAACGGAATCAACAGACACGCAAATACTGTAGGAGACCTGAAATTTATAAACACTTTAGAGTCACCCGAGTCTAATTCAACAGCCGTACTGGCAGGGGGACTTATTATAATCTCTGTTCCTGCAGCTTTCTTGTTCTACAGAAGAAGAAAACAATAA
- a CDS encoding ABC transporter permease, whose translation MIKFAQAARIAAGSIGSAKLRSALTTLGIVIGIAAVVVNASLGASFNQFFTDEISSVGSNFIIAASEQPNLFFDNEYNLMKNTPGISGVSPRKSMSGDLTYLSETKNVNIAGVNKDFQEIQGLQMEEGTFLTDKDSAAAVLGYDIANEEFSRNISHRSTVEIAFRQENGTVVKKSFKVKGILKNSKPTVVSEDSDYDLTVFIPVSTMNEMIGEKDYGAFLAMADSPEKIRDISDDVDSRLARNFGVPERDIDDEDLKPYYVFNQEEVLEQTGKIGDALSSFLLVLALISLFVGSIGIMNIMLVTVTERTREIGIMKSVGYSNSNILSLFLLESVMVSSFGGLVGTVIGGLGAYALEITLKLPPVFPLALIEIGIAVSVLVGVTAGLYPARKAARMNPVDALRYE comes from the coding sequence ATGATAAAATTTGCACAGGCGGCTCGTATAGCAGCTGGAAGTATAGGTAGTGCTAAGCTGAGGTCTGCACTTACAACACTGGGGATAGTAATTGGCATAGCTGCAGTAGTTGTTAACGCATCTCTAGGTGCCAGTTTTAACCAGTTTTTTACTGATGAGATCTCTTCTGTAGGCTCTAATTTTATTATCGCAGCTAGCGAGCAGCCAAATCTCTTTTTTGATAACGAGTACAATCTAATGAAGAATACTCCGGGAATTTCCGGGGTATCTCCAAGAAAATCAATGAGTGGAGATCTCACATATCTTTCTGAAACTAAAAATGTGAATATTGCAGGAGTTAATAAAGATTTTCAGGAAATCCAGGGACTGCAAATGGAAGAGGGCACTTTCCTGACGGACAAGGATAGCGCTGCGGCTGTACTTGGATATGATATTGCAAATGAGGAGTTCAGTAGGAATATCTCCCACAGGAGCACTGTAGAGATCGCTTTTCGGCAGGAAAACGGTACGGTTGTAAAGAAGAGTTTTAAGGTAAAAGGAATATTGAAAAATTCCAAGCCAACTGTTGTGAGTGAGGACAGTGACTATGATCTGACTGTTTTCATTCCCGTTTCTACAATGAATGAAATGATCGGGGAAAAAGACTATGGAGCTTTCCTTGCGATGGCAGACAGTCCTGAAAAAATTCGTGATATTTCAGATGACGTGGATAGCAGATTAGCCAGGAACTTCGGAGTCCCGGAAAGAGATATTGATGATGAGGATTTAAAACCTTATTACGTCTTTAATCAGGAAGAGGTTCTGGAGCAGACTGGAAAAATAGGAGACGCTTTGAGTTCTTTCCTGCTCGTTCTTGCTCTAATATCTCTCTTTGTGGGATCGATAGGAATTATGAATATTATGCTTGTGACAGTAACTGAAAGAACCAGAGAAATCGGGATAATGAAATCTGTAGGCTATAGCAATTCCAATATTCTATCACTTTTCTTGCTGGAATCTGTAATGGTCAGTTCCTTTGGGGGACTTGTAGGTACTGTTATCGGTGGTTTGGGAGCTTACGCTCTTGAAATTACCCTTAAGCTTCCTCCTGTTTTCCCCTTAGCATTGATTGAAATAGGGATTGCAGTTTCGGTTCTTGTTGGGGTAACTGCTGGTCTTTATCCTGCAAGAAAAGCTGCACGCATGAATCCTGTGGATGCTTTAAGATATGAATGA